The genomic window GAATCCGATCGCCAGTGCCACGGAGCCCAAACGGTTGTTCCTTCGCTCATCATATGTGGCAAAGACGCACAGGACAAACTGCAGCGTCAGGAAGATTTCCACTGTGGTGGCTTGCCCCAGGCTCATTCCAGGATGCGGCTAGTGAAGGATTAAGCGACAGCAACAAAGAGATTATTTTTCCAAGCGCTTCTCAGAGCCCCAGCAGCAACGTGAGAtgtgctgaacgcaaaacaggaCTTGATaatttcctgaagaaaaagtccataaacagttattagccaggtagacttggaaaagccaaCGATAATCTCCGGGCGTGAGATAGAAGAAGCAGATCAActggggatctgccgggtacttgtgacccaggcTGGCCACTTATCggagacaggatgatgggctcgatgggaccttgatctgacccagcatggcacttcataTGTTATGAACTTTGCCCGGCCTCTGAAATGTCAAAAAACACTCAAGGACAGCAGTAGTGTCATAGAACACCCCTTTCCCCTCTCACATGAACCTGCTTTATTAATCCAAAGATTAACAAACAAAAAGTAATAATATAAGGccatacctttttattggactaacaatacttGACCAGCTGTTGGGAGTTTAAACGGCCTTCCTCAGATCCAAACagaactaacatggcaaccacattgCTTTACTCATAATGTACAAGAGCAGGAGCAGAAGGAGGTAGAAAGCAGAGGGGGCTATAAGGTGATCCCCAAAGGTCTCTGCGATGCCTCAGGGTAGTGAGACATGGTGCCCATCCTGTGTCAGTGTTTCCTCCCTGCCGCTTCAGTCTGTTTGGGGGTTATGGATATCTCACTGCAGAAGCTGGGAGAAAATCTCTGTGCTTAAAGGATGAGTTGAGGTTTACAGACAGACAGAGTATAGGTTATTATCCATAGGTACAGAAGCAGGCAGGGGTAGTGAACAGATTCTGTGACTGTTGAGGAGCACAAGGGGGCAGGCAGAGGGAAAGCATGGGCAATAAATAGAGATCCAGTAATTGCTGAGGATGGAGTTGGTGAGGGGATATTTACAGGTAGAAATCTTGTTTCACAGCCCCCTAGTAGGGGACTGCAGTACACTGGGGCAGAGGGTATGGGGCAGGTTATCATGTGCCCTTGGGGAGTCCTGGCATGTTGTTCTTACTAGCAGGAAAGATTTAGCCTATGACGAATGAAGGATCTGCATGTTTCTTGCATATATTTACCATAGTGAGTGCCAGATTTCCCCGGACAGCAGCAGGCGTTACGCCGTAGAGCACAGCAGCACCGGCTACAGCCCCGAGGAGCTGTGCAGCGATGTAGAACGCGGCTCGGAGGATGGACATTTGGGAGCCCACCAGGAAGGCAAAAGTGACAGCAGGATTGATGTGCGCACCACTCACATGGCCCACCGACTGAATCATGGTGGCCAAGGCCAATCCAAAGGCCAGGGCCACGTGGAGCACGTGGAGTGAGTCCCCTGTCCACTTCAGCGAGGCCCCCAGCCCAAAGAAGATGTAGAGCATGGTGGCGACGAACTCAGCAAAGACCGCCCGCCAGAAGGCCAAGGAGCGTAACTCCCACATGGCAACTCCTGATGCTGCTGCGGGGGCACAGAGAGGGAGTGTGACAGCGAAGAGATACAGACAGATGCTTCCAGTGTCAGGCAGACTCAATGCCCCTGGCTTGTTGATAGAGTGATGCCAGGGATTTATAAGGGGCAGCAGCCACTAGGCTAGGTTTAATCCCAGGGGTGGGCCCACAGCAATAGCGGTGCCCAGACTTAACCCCCTTtctgctggagcagcagcagcagctgtgctGCAGGATTCATTTCTAAAACTGTCTCTGCCTCTAGTGAGGCAGTTCTGTGCTGACTCCCTGGTTCAGAGCTGTCCTCTAGAAGTGGGTAGGCACGTGCCAACACAATGCGGTATGCACTGAACACACACTGTAACACACTGATACACTCGAACACACACTGACATTCTGACACACCAAGGACTCATGCAGTTTAGCTCATGCACACATATCAACAGATAGACTCACACGTGCTATTTTTACACATCTAGAGGAATAGATGAATGAGATGCAAGACACAGCACAGGTAGTGATCCTTGTGGGGGCCATGCTGGGTAGTGCTCTGTGCTGGTCACAGGATCCCCTGCAAGGGTAACTTAGGTAACCCACAATTCAGAGGATACAATCTCTTTAGTCTTGCAAGATTTTAGTAGAACATAATTGGAAAGGTACTACTTTATTAAGGGCATTAGCAGGATGCCGTTGGCCATTACAAGGAAAGGTAGGAAGAATGTGATGTTAATTCCTGCCCCAGAGTGCCCAGGCGGCTTCACATGGAATTAATTACCCTTCAGGGAATGGAGCTGGaattcgaggggggggggggggggcaagtttcAAGAACTGATCCCAGGAGCGCCCCAGTGAATGCAGTCTGTTAAAGATAAACCATCGGATTCCTTTCCTGCTGTCTCTGATCCACCTCCTCACAGGCTCTGCTAACTGCAAGGCAGCGAGTCAGCTCTGGCTGGCACGCAGTGAGACTGTAGCACACTGCACCTTTGTTTACAGTTTTTGAGTCTGTTCCGCCGCTGGGTGAGCGGGCGCTGGTCTCACGGGATCCCGGCGCCTAGTCATGTCACTGGAGGCCAGGCACACATTCTGCTGACCTGTCAACGGCATTCTCTGGATTATGCTGTCTCTGAAGACTGATTCATCtccaaagccctgtctctgggtGTCCATTGTTCTCATTACAACAAGCAAAGCGGAACTCCTGTCACGTGAAACCGAACCCTGCATCACGGCGAGCTGTGTTCCAGAGAAtacctcctgctcctgctcttgtTTCCTTCCACTGGATTCCAATAGAGGAAAACTTCTTACAACTAATGTTCCAAACCTCCTGTTATGCCACTGGCTCCCACTTTTGTTCCGATTAAGGAACCCTATAATGTATTGTGAAACTctttccctcctcccatcccacaAATTGCACAGAGCCCCAGCTGAAAAATACTGTGCTACATTGGCAGTCTCCCTATTAAAATAATGGAGTGTCAACATAAGTGTATATTCAATTGGATTTATTTGAATCCTTTGAATTTTCCACACTGTACATATTTTCTTCATAGAGGTACAATTAATCATTTTTCACTTATTACTATATgcttatttttcacatttttagaaCATTTCTAACACTGAATTACCAAATCGGTATTAACCAAAAAATGTACAGTATATGCAGATAAAGCTATAATGTGGAAAAGAGTTATATTCCTCTGGGCTGTCTAGTATCTTATAGCTTGGCGCTCTCAATGGGGAAACTGGGGCTTTCAGCACAAACATCTAAAACTAATCCCATTCCTACCACTAGCTCTCGAAGAGGCCTCAAATAAGGCAACCCTCTATCTCAGGCTATATGTAAACTCTTTGGGGCGGGGAAGAGAAAATGCTAGAAGACTCTTGAGAAGTTCATGGACTTGATGGGAGTTGGCTATAAAAGGAAAGGAACCATATGTGAGAACACAACAAGCCCATAAATCTGCCAGCGGGCCATGGCTAATTGTTATCGTGCTTGGAGGCCTGTTTGGCACGCATAACGTTCTGCGTGATAGTGGAGAGGGAGGATCGGGACACGCTGGTTGTCTCCACTATCTCAATGTCCTTGCAGGTTAAGCAGGCCACAAGTTTTTCCCGCGAGGCACTTGAGGCAACGAAAAACTCGTAGGAGATGCCGGCAAGCACGGAGCCCAGCATGGGGCCCATCCAGTAGACCTgtggagagcagagagagagagagaaacaaagagTGAAAAGGATAAATACTGAGTGCAGACATttctctttaagaacataagaaattgccatgctgggtcctaccaagggtccatcaagcccagcatcctgtttccaacagaggccaaaccaggccacaagaacctggcaattacctaaacaccaagaagatcccatgctactgatgcaattaatagcagtggctattccctaagtaaacttgattaattgcagttaatggatttctcctccaagaaattatccaaaccttttttgaacccagctataataactgcactaaccacatcctctatcaacaaattccagagcttaattgtgcattgagtgaaaaataattttctttgattagtcttaaacgtgctacttgctaacccctagtccttctataatccgaaagtataaataaccaattcacagctactcattcaagacctctcatgaccttaaagacctctatcatatcccccctcagccatctcttctctaggctgaacagccctaatttcttcagcctttcctcgtaggggagttgttccatcccctttatcattttggtagcccttctctgtacattctccatcgcaactatatttttattgagatgcggtgactagaattgtacacagtattcaaggtgcagtctcaccatggagcgataaagaggcattatgacattttccattttattaaccattcccttcctaataattcctaacattctatttgcttttttgactgctgcagcacactgagccgacaattttaaagtattatctgtTATGAAACTGacagtggacccttagtccgaggtagaGTAGAAGATACTTAAAGGAGAATAAActctcttaggtccctaccgtcggaaggcaaggccGGGTAATCCAATGTTGAACAGTTACTTCACCACCGGAAGCTCACGGTCTCccgaggaggagcccgtagagtccCGAGCCGCTTGAACTTAGGAAGCTTCCAGAATATTGAAGATAGCTCTGGacacaggtgcctcctgcaggtcgtaatgCAATCTGGAAGTCGAAGCCAAAGAAAGGTCGGAAGCTGGTCCAGTGGTCGAAGCCAAGAGAAGGGTCGGAAGCCGGTtcagtggtcaaagccaggagaagggtcagaagccggtccagtgatcaaagccagaagaatccgtcCAACAATAGGAGAAGCAGGAACTAGGACCAGAAGGACAACACCACGAAACACCAGAAGCGGAGTCCAGGAACAGGGAACTCGGGAACAACACCAACCAGGAGCCaggataccaaggcaaggtctgaggggcagaccttgccttaaaataGTGAACCAGCAGGGGAGTTCCCCGGAAGCAGCTGAAATCAATATCCGGTATATGTCCCTTTAAGAATCCTGCTTAGCCGCAAGCGCAGCTCTAAGCAGGCTCGGTGGGGGAGGAGCCAGTAGCAGAGAATGTCGGCAGGGATGCGGCCAGGCCTCAGCAGTGGCCATGGCCACGCGCCGAACGTCGGAGCTGGCTGCCCGCTCCCGTGGGCGCCCCGGGAATGTCCCGACGCCGCGGGTGAGTGGCTGGCCCTGGTTGCGGCGGTCCGCGaacggcggccataacagtatcccctcctttaggcctccccctagaaggcttgggttttcccgGATGATTAGTGTGGAAGTCTTTTATAAGATTCTTGTCCAGAATGTTCGtagcaggttcccaagaattctcttctagACCGAACCCCTTCCAGGCCAGCAGGTACTCCCATCTGCTGCCTAATTTTCGGACATCGAGAACTTCACGAACTTGGTATATAGTTTCCTCCTGT from Rhinatrema bivittatum chromosome 3, aRhiBiv1.1, whole genome shotgun sequence includes these protein-coding regions:
- the MIP gene encoding lens fiber major intrinsic protein, which encodes MWELRSLAFWRAVFAEFVATMLYIFFGLGASLKWTGDSLHVLHVALAFGLALATMIQSVGHVSGAHINPAVTFAFLVGSQMSILRAAFYIAAQLLGAVAGAAVLYGVTPAAVRGNLALTMPHPGMSLGQATTVEIFLTLQFVLCVFATYDERRNNRLGSVALAIGFSLALGHLFGVYYTGAGMNPARSFAPALITRNFTNHWIYWVGPLIGGALGALLYDFLLFPRMRGLPERFSVLRGASLAAPEEQQKTRAEPVELKTQSL